Proteins from one Corynebacterium epidermidicanis genomic window:
- a CDS encoding O-acetylhomoserine/O-acetylserine sulfhydrylase, translating into MMTKYSNENAAEWGFATRAIHAEQPLDSDVKARNLPIYLTSSYVFDSAEHAKQRFALEDAGPVYSRLTNPTVEAVENRIANLEGGVHAVLFASGQAAETAAILNLAEAGSHIVTSPRLYGGTETLFQVTLKRLGIETTFVENPDDPQSWQDAVQENTVAFYGETFGNPIADVLDIPAVAEVAHRNNVPLIIDNTIATAAAVKPLELGADIVVASLTKFYTGNGSGLGGVLVDGGKLDWTVERNGKPVFPQFVTPDPAYHGLKYADLGAPAFGLKARVGILRDTGATPSPFNAWVTAQGLDTLSLRVAKHNDNAQAVAEFLAAHPKVTKVNFAGLPTSPWHEVKQKLGLRYTGSVLSFDIDGGREEAWRFIDALRLHSNLANIGDVRSLVVHPASTTHSQSDEAGLARAGVTQATVRLSVGIEDIDDILADLRQALDAV; encoded by the coding sequence ATCATGACTAAGTACAGCAACGAAAATGCAGCTGAATGGGGTTTTGCCACCCGCGCTATCCACGCCGAACAGCCACTCGATTCTGACGTGAAAGCACGTAACCTCCCGATCTACCTCACTTCTTCCTACGTGTTTGACTCCGCGGAGCACGCCAAGCAGCGTTTCGCCCTTGAGGATGCCGGCCCGGTCTACTCGCGACTGACTAACCCGACTGTCGAGGCAGTAGAAAACCGCATCGCCAACTTGGAAGGCGGTGTCCACGCAGTTCTTTTCGCCTCAGGCCAGGCAGCGGAAACCGCTGCAATCCTCAACCTCGCTGAAGCCGGGTCCCACATCGTGACCTCCCCACGCCTCTATGGCGGTACGGAAACCCTCTTCCAGGTGACCCTCAAACGCCTGGGTATCGAAACCACCTTCGTAGAAAACCCAGATGATCCCCAGTCCTGGCAGGACGCAGTACAGGAAAACACGGTGGCTTTCTACGGCGAGACCTTCGGCAACCCGATCGCTGACGTCCTGGACATCCCAGCCGTCGCCGAAGTCGCGCACCGCAACAATGTCCCACTGATCATCGACAACACCATTGCCACCGCCGCTGCAGTCAAACCACTCGAACTCGGCGCCGACATCGTGGTGGCGTCGCTGACCAAGTTCTACACCGGCAATGGCTCCGGCCTGGGCGGCGTGCTTGTCGACGGCGGAAAACTCGACTGGACCGTCGAGCGCAACGGCAAGCCCGTGTTCCCACAGTTCGTCACCCCAGATCCGGCCTACCACGGCCTGAAATATGCCGACCTCGGCGCACCTGCTTTCGGGCTCAAGGCCCGGGTCGGTATTCTGCGCGACACTGGCGCCACGCCATCCCCATTCAATGCCTGGGTCACGGCACAGGGTCTCGACACCCTGAGCTTGCGCGTAGCCAAGCACAACGACAATGCCCAGGCCGTCGCAGAATTCCTGGCAGCGCATCCAAAGGTCACCAAAGTGAATTTTGCTGGCCTGCCGACGTCGCCATGGCACGAAGTCAAGCAGAAGCTCGGCCTGCGTTATACCGGCTCCGTGTTGTCCTTTGACATCGACGGCGGCCGCGAAGAGGCCTGGCGCTTTATCGACGCCCTTCGCCTCCACTCCAACCTCGCCAACATTGGTGATGTCCGTTCCTTGGTGGTCCACCCAGCTTCGACCACTCACTCTCAGTCTGACGAGGCCGGACTCGCCCGCGCTGGTGTCACCCAGGCCACGGTACGGTTGTCCGTCGGCATTGAGGACATCGACGATATCCTCGCTGATCTTCGCCAGGCTCTGGACGCGGTCTAA
- a CDS encoding carbon starvation CstA family protein, which translates to MSSTLAVPKDVELLHSEATDLPVGVVDNRPMSTKKKIIIAVCGLLAALGWGAIATARGETVNAVWLVFAAIGSYIIAFTFYARLIEYRIVQPKDNRATPAEYLQDGKDFLPTDRRVLFGHHFAAIAGAGPLVGPVMAAQMGYLPGTLWIVIGCILAGAVQDYLVLWISTRRGGRSMGQMVRDELGAFGGFAGIIAVIAIMIIIIAVLALVVVNALAESPWGVFSIAMTIPIALFMGIYLRFLRPGRVMEVSLIGVVLLLLAIVAGGWVAETSWGQDWFTLSKLTLAWCLIIYGVVAAILPVWLLLAPRDYLSTFMKIGVIGMLAVGIVIDHPEVHMPAVTEFARTGQGPVFSGNLFPFLFITIACGALSGFHALISSGTTPKLVEKESQMRMIGYGGMLMESFVAIMALITAVVIDRHMYFAMNAPTALTGANPEMAAAFVNGLGLPGDGITGAQLTAAAEAVGEHTIVSRTGGAPTLAFGMSQILTSIVGHPGMQAFWYHFAIMFEALFILTTVDAGTRVARFMMTDTLANVPGLAKFRDQSWTVGHWISTMFVCALWGAILIMGVTDPLGGINVLFPLFGIANQLLAAIALSLIVVIVVKKGLLKWAWIPGLPMFWDLIVTMYASWQKIFSDDPKVGYFAQHNRFAEAQAKGLHEFGTAKSPEAIDAVVRNTMIQGMLSVIFAVLTLIVVLVAMWVCVRTIAAQRRGEATPTSEDPDVPSEYFAPIGMVATDVEKQIEAQWQARGPVAHAHT; encoded by the coding sequence ATGAGCAGCACTCTGGCAGTACCAAAAGACGTCGAATTGCTTCATTCCGAAGCCACAGACTTGCCGGTTGGGGTCGTGGATAACCGGCCAATGAGCACCAAAAAGAAAATCATCATTGCGGTGTGCGGACTTCTTGCAGCGTTGGGCTGGGGAGCGATCGCCACCGCGCGCGGAGAAACCGTCAATGCGGTGTGGCTAGTTTTCGCCGCCATCGGCTCGTATATCATCGCGTTCACGTTTTACGCGCGCCTGATCGAATACCGCATTGTCCAGCCCAAAGACAATCGCGCCACTCCGGCGGAATACCTTCAGGATGGCAAAGACTTCCTGCCTACCGACCGTCGCGTGCTTTTCGGACATCACTTCGCTGCGATCGCTGGAGCCGGACCGCTGGTCGGTCCCGTGATGGCAGCCCAAATGGGCTACCTACCGGGCACGCTGTGGATCGTCATTGGTTGTATCTTGGCGGGCGCGGTGCAGGATTACCTCGTGCTGTGGATCTCTACCCGTCGCGGTGGCCGCTCCATGGGACAAATGGTGCGTGATGAACTCGGCGCATTTGGCGGGTTTGCCGGCATTATCGCCGTTATCGCCATCATGATCATCATTATCGCGGTGCTGGCGCTCGTAGTGGTGAACGCGCTAGCGGAGTCGCCGTGGGGCGTGTTCTCCATCGCGATGACCATCCCGATCGCTCTGTTCATGGGCATATATCTGCGCTTCCTGCGCCCGGGACGCGTGATGGAAGTCTCCCTCATTGGCGTTGTTTTGCTCCTGCTCGCCATCGTCGCCGGCGGCTGGGTAGCCGAAACATCGTGGGGCCAAGATTGGTTCACGCTCAGCAAACTCACCCTGGCTTGGTGTTTGATTATTTATGGCGTCGTTGCTGCGATTTTGCCAGTGTGGCTGCTGCTTGCGCCGCGTGATTACCTCTCCACCTTCATGAAGATCGGCGTGATCGGCATGCTGGCCGTGGGTATCGTTATTGACCACCCTGAGGTGCACATGCCGGCGGTGACTGAGTTCGCGCGGACGGGGCAGGGGCCAGTCTTTTCCGGAAACCTCTTCCCGTTCTTGTTCATCACCATTGCCTGTGGCGCGCTTTCGGGTTTTCACGCGCTGATTTCCTCCGGCACGACTCCGAAGCTGGTGGAGAAGGAATCGCAGATGCGCATGATCGGCTACGGCGGCATGCTCATGGAGTCGTTCGTGGCTATCATGGCTCTGATTACGGCCGTGGTTATTGACCGGCACATGTACTTCGCCATGAACGCACCAACCGCGTTGACCGGGGCGAACCCGGAGATGGCGGCGGCTTTTGTCAACGGACTGGGACTACCTGGCGACGGCATTACTGGCGCCCAGCTCACTGCCGCAGCCGAAGCAGTTGGCGAGCACACCATCGTTTCTCGTACTGGTGGCGCCCCAACCTTGGCATTCGGCATGTCGCAGATTCTTACCAGCATCGTCGGGCATCCTGGTATGCAAGCATTTTGGTACCACTTTGCGATCATGTTTGAGGCGTTGTTCATCCTGACTACCGTCGATGCTGGTACCCGCGTGGCACGCTTTATGATGACTGATACCTTGGCTAACGTCCCAGGGCTCGCCAAGTTCCGCGATCAGTCTTGGACGGTAGGCCACTGGATTTCCACCATGTTTGTGTGCGCACTATGGGGCGCCATCTTGATCATGGGTGTTACGGATCCGCTTGGTGGCATCAACGTGCTGTTCCCGCTGTTCGGTATCGCAAACCAGCTCCTCGCAGCCATCGCGCTTTCGCTCATCGTGGTGATCGTGGTGAAGAAGGGGCTGCTGAAGTGGGCCTGGATTCCAGGGTTGCCGATGTTCTGGGACCTCATCGTCACCATGTACGCCTCCTGGCAGAAGATCTTTTCCGACGACCCAAAGGTGGGCTACTTCGCGCAGCACAACCGCTTTGCCGAAGCCCAGGCTAAGGGGCTACACGAATTTGGCACCGCGAAAAGCCCGGAGGCTATCGACGCCGTGGTCCGCAACACCATGATCCAGGGCATGCTCTCGGTAATCTTTGCCGTGCTTACCTTGATTGTGGTGCTGGTAGCCATGTGGGTATGTGTGCGAACGATCGCAGCGCAGCGACGCGGGGAGGCTACGCCTACCAGCGAAGACCCGGATGTTCCATCGGAGTACTTCGCACCTATTGGCATGGTAGCGACGGACGTCGAAAAGCAGATCGAGGCGCAGTGGCAAGCGCGTGGCCCGGTGGCGCATGCGCACACTTAA
- a CDS encoding YbdD/YjiX family protein — protein sequence MRTLKAVWWWLGELVGEREYEKYVAHLRARHPGHPIPSEREYFRQRFAEKDANPGARCC from the coding sequence ATGCGCACACTTAAAGCAGTGTGGTGGTGGCTCGGGGAGCTTGTTGGTGAGCGGGAGTATGAAAAGTACGTGGCTCACCTGCGGGCTAGACACCCCGGGCACCCGATACCTAGCGAGCGAGAGTACTTCCGCCAGCGCTTCGCGGAAAAGGACGCGAACCCAGGCGCGCGCTGCTGCTAA